One window of Myripristis murdjan chromosome 8, fMyrMur1.1, whole genome shotgun sequence genomic DNA carries:
- the prpsap2 gene encoding phosphoribosyl pyrophosphate synthase-associated protein 2, whose translation MNHTKGGLVIFTANSHPSSRELGKRIAERLGVELGKVQVYQEPNRETRVQIQESVRGKDVFVIQTVSKDVNTTIMEMLIMVYACRTSCARSITGVLPYFPYSKQCKMRKRGSIVSKLIASMMCKAGLTHLITMDLHQKEIQGFFNIPVDNLRASPFLLQYIQEEIPDYRNAVIVAKSPASAKRAQSFAERLRLGIAVIHGEAQDAESDMVDGRHSPPTVKTTGAIHPSMEIPLLIPKEKPPITVVGDVGGRIAIIVDDIIDDVDSFVAAAETLKERGAYKIFVMATHGLLSSEAPRFIEESAIDEVVVTNTIPHELQKLQCPKIKTVDISMILSEAIRRIHNGESMSYLFRNIGVDD comes from the exons ATGAACCACACCAAGGGCGGCCTGGTCATCTTCACCGCCAACTCACACCCCTCCAGCCGTGAGCTGGGCAAGAGAATCGCAGA gCGGTTAGGGGTGGAGCTTGGCAAGGTGCAGGTATACCAGGAACCTAACAGAG AAACGCGGGTACAGATCCAAGAGTCGGTGCGAGGCAAAGATGTCTTTGTCATCCAGACTGTTTCCAA GGATGTGAACACCACCATCATGGAGATGCTGATCATGGTGTACGCGTGCAGGACTTCATGTGCCAGGAGCATCACCGGCGTCCTCCCCTACTTCCCCTATAGCAAGCAGTGTAAGATGAGGAAGAGGGGCTCCATCGTCTCCAAGCTCATCGCCTCCATGATGTGCAAAGCTG GTCTCACCCATCTGATCACCATGGATCTCCATCAGAAGGAGATCCAAGGCTTCTTTAACATCCCAGTGGACAATCTGAGAGCTTCCCCTTTTCTGCTGCAGTACATACAGgaggag ATCCCTGACTATAGAAATGCTGTGATTGTGGCCAAATCCCCAGCTTCTGCCAAAAG gGCTCAGTCATTTGCAGAGCGTCTACGTCTTGGTATCGCAGTGATCCACGGTGAGGCTCAGGACGCCGAATCAGACATGGTGGACGGCCGACATTCCCCACCCACCGTCAAGACCACCGGAGCCATTCACCCCAGCATGGAGATACCAt tgttgatcCCTAAAGAGAAGCCTCCCATCACTGTGGTTGGAGACGTAGGAGGACGTATCGCCATCATAGTG gatGACATCATCGATGATGTAGACAGCTTCGTGGCGGCAGCAGAGACgctgaaggagagaggagcatACAAGATCTTCGTCATGGCGACGCACGGCCTCCTCTCCTCCGAAGCCCCCAGGTTCATAGAGGAGTCTGCTAtcgatgag gTGGTGGTGACCAACACGATCCCCCACGAGCTGCAGAAGCTGCAGTGCCCAAAGATCAAGACGGTCGACATCAGCATGATCCTGTCCGAGGCCATCCGCCGCATCCACAACGGAGAGTCTATGTCCTACCTGTTCCGCAACATAGGAGTGGACGACtga